Proteins from a genomic interval of Alosa alosa isolate M-15738 ecotype Scorff River chromosome 8, AALO_Geno_1.1, whole genome shotgun sequence:
- the znf106b gene encoding zinc finger protein 106, with protein sequence MTKAPKKKGLTKCYVCTHSYKAEEVDEHMNGVTHHLVLEQLYNKSRPHHCLVCGCVWKGLTLYRQHVGTPAHKQKIAALAKQRRSGANVALKYTTPPDLINLCRERDRLNTENKAKRRLEKINARKARHQGKACNSKGTQSNSTHQHPHPYPHHQQNKENNNRSSQSPGGEPRGRSPSPDSPSSSSNREWDGPALHQEVSSSQADGAGSSRTDSVCSEPELHSSHAARSKEQGGSFQSSGCGNRPSASQFFSEIDFSLDFTNDLLPPVGALLFAHPPAVKAGPSKGKGKVSNHTGALSTETADGKQNASPQAKRSRKRPLNPSEGPPGSSTEHNRQEDLPRAPGLVKAHVQHISTILRRIRKSLDEEGLANLQPPSTSTTDDDGHNRVLKKLKTEHDGDGHNSEEGTGVEDEETTNSDSRETLQPTQSPKSSSSSAADPPSSSQSRLGLPELLKRDLSRLSAKSGAHHEPNLTAARRVRTLSSSQTGEAEKDVAAGPGLRPTLQKLINSTVAKRKVNWKELYQEYHKKKRLREKGMPRFGIELVSPVVPLPDDLHLEEVQDLPLGEDFQWDSIDFDTSGSPMCCEDPVPEEPYLEDHEPSAGHVDGDTGPHRPAGVFVKIEKDDWGQRDLQDVPSPAESSCHDKEDRPGSERAKPKKERQVDELLAVSLREEELSSSLLNLEDSLTQARGTLQEAYVKVQQLLMVREQTASDINALRAKRIEILRFMRGGSSADDGEKQKTKRSPERSPQPLSSSQPDALPGPPPDVPNEVAKCAPSTVRLDEATQLAVSMKEEPASPTSGQGLEVSPVAL encoded by the exons ATGACTAAGGCACCGAAAAAGAAAGGCTTGACGAAATGTTATGTCTGCACGCACAGTTACAAAGCAGAG GAGGTAGATGAACACATGAATGGTGTTACCCATCACCTTGTGTTGGAACAACTATATAACAA GAGTCGCCCCCACCATTGCCTGGTCTGTGGATGTGTATGGAAGGGCCTAACACTCTACCGGCAGCATGTTGGAACTccagcacacaaacagaaaatcGCTGCACTGGCAAAACAACGCCGCAGTGGTGCGAATGTGGCACTAAAGTACACAACCCCTCCGGACCTGATTAACCTGTGCAGGGAGCGTGACCGACTGAACACCGAGAACAA GGCCAAGAGAAGACTAGAAAAGATTAATGCTCGGAAAGCCAGGCACCAGGGAAAGGCCTGTAACAGTAAAGGCACACAGTCCAACAGTACACATCAGCATCCACATCCATATCCACATCACCAACAGAACAAGGAGAACAACAACAGGTCGAGTCAGAGCCCAGGCGGCGAACCTCGTGGGCGTTCTCCGTCACCTGATTCCCCATCGAGCTCCTCAAACAGGGAGTGGGACGGGCCCGCTCTGCATCAGGAGGTCTCTAGCTCACAGGCAGATGGAGCCGGAAGCAGTAGGACCGATTCTGTGTGTTCAGAACCAGAGCTACACAGCAGTCACGCCGCAAGATCCAAAGAGCAAGGGGGTTCTTTCCAAAGTAGCGGGTGTGGCAACCGGCCGTCTGCAAGCCAGTTCTTCTCAGAGATCGACTTTAGTCTGGATTTCACCAACGATCTGCTTCCCCCAGTGGGGGCCCTGCTCTTTGCACATCCACCAGCGGTCAAAGCAGGGCCGTCCAAGGGCAAGGGCAAGGTCAGCAACCATACCGGTGCACTTTCCACAGAAACTGCTGACGGCAAACAAAATGCCTCACCGCAGGCAAAGAGGTCAAGAAAGAGGCCGCTGAACCCAAGCGAAGGACCACCTGGCTCCTCAACCGAGCACAATCGCCAAGAGGACCTTCCCCGGGCACCGGGATTGGTCAAAGCTCACGTGCAGCACATCTCCACCATTCTGCGGCGAATCAGGAAGTCCTTGGATGAGGAAGGTCTGGCCAATCTGCAACCCCCCAGCACCTCAACCACAGATGATGATGGGCACAACAGGGTGCTAAAGAAACTAAAGACCGAGCACGATGGAGATGGACATAATTCTGAGGAAGGGACCGGTGTTGAGGATGAAGAAACCACAAACTCCGACTCCAGAGAGACTCTCCAGCCCACACAGTCCCCTaaaagcagcagcagtagtgcaGCTGACCCACCTTCTTCCTCCCAGAGCAGGCTGGGTCTCCCCGAGCTGCTCAAACGTGACCTGAGCCGCCTCAGCGCCAAGAGCGGCGCTCACCACGAGCCCAACCTGACGGCGGCGCGGCGAGTGCGGACGCTCAGCAGCTCACAGACGGGCGAGGCGGAGAAGGATGTGGCGGCAGGGCCAGGCCTGAGACCCACGCTGCAGAAGCTCATCAACTCCACGGTGGCCAAGAGGAAGGTTAACTGGAAGGAGCTCTACCAGGAGTACCACAAGAAGAAGAGGCTGAGGGAGAAGGGCATGCCCAG GTTTGGTATTGAGCTGGTGAGTCCAGTAGTGCCGCTCCCAGATGACCTTCACCTGGAGGAGGTCCAGGACCTGCCCTTGGGAGAGGACTTTCAGTGGGACTCTATAGACTTTGACACCAGCGGCTCTCCAATGTGCTGTGAGGATCCAGTGCCTGAGGAACCCTATCTAGAAGACCACGAGCCCTCAGCTGGGCATGTGGACGGGGACACTGGGCCGCACAGACCTGCAGGGGTCTTTGTGAAGATAGAGAAAGATGATTGGGGTCAGAGGGATTTGCAG gATGTTCCATCACCTGCTGAGTCATCATGCCATGACAAAGAGGACCGACCTGGATCAGAACGAGCAAAACCCAAAAAAGAGA GGCAGGTTGATGAGCTGCTGGCGGTGTcattgagagaggaggagttgaGCAGCTCGTTGCTAAATCTGGAGGACAGTTTGACCCAGGCGCGTGGCACCCTACAGGAGGCCTACGTGAAGGTGCAACAACTCCTGATGGTCAGGGAACAG ACTGCGAGTGACATTAATGCACTGAGGGCCAAACGCATCGAGATCCTGAGGTTCATGCGAG GTGGGAGTAGCGCAGATgatggagagaaacagaaaaccAAGCGCAGCCCAGAGCGATCCCCCCAGCCTCTGAGCTCCTCGCAGCCCGATGCACTTCCTGGTCCTCCCCCTGACGTCCCTAAtgaagttgcaaagtgtgcgcCATCCACGGTGAGGCTGGATGAAGCTACACAGCTGGCTGTATCCATGAAAGAGGAGCCGGCCAGCCCTACTTCAGGTCAGGGCCTCGAGGTTTCTCCTGTAGCCCTCTGA
- the churc1 gene encoding protein Churchill, producing MCTDCLHKQYPDRGNTCLENGSYLMNYVGCANCHQRDFVMISNKTTVDEDGEEIVTYLHMCKNCDHVIARHEYTFSVVDDYQEYTMLCMLCGKAEDSISVLPDDPRQTAPLF from the exons ATGTGTACGGATTGTTTACATAAACAATACCCGGACAGG GGAAATACTTGTCTGGAGAATGGATCTTACCTCATGAATTATGTTGGCTGTGCTAATTGCCACCAAAGGGACTTCGTTATGATAAGCAATAAGACCACGGTTGATGAGGACGGAGAGGAGATTGTCACATATCTGC ATATGTGCAAAAATTGCGACCACGTCATAGCACGGCATGAATACACATTCTCGGTAGTGGATGACTATCAG GAATACACAATGTTGTGTATGCTGTGTGGAAAAGCAGAGGACTCCATCAGTGTTCTCCCAGATGACCCCAGGCAGACGGCCCCCCTGTTTTAG